The Natronomonas salsuginis genome includes a region encoding these proteins:
- a CDS encoding tRNA ligase subunit PheS family protein, producing the protein MPVVDVDPDELRTLASVQDKSDAELKDDLFALGLEFEGETDDGEFELEFAPDRLDRLSVEGIARSLRYQYGHDRGVYVPTTNDAEWIIEVDESVPEERPYVTGAIVRGLDLDESRLESLIQLQEKLHATMGRGRAKGAIGVHDLAMIKGRAASGDGDAPKTITYRGVEPDGDRFVPLDDDDERTPAEVLETHPTGDTYRDLVEGLDRYPAIYDDIGLFSFPPVINGKRTEVDEDSRDLLIEMTGTDQWTIDRMLTIVCYALDARGGRIEEVDVRYDDRELVRPDLSTETKRVAHDRIERTLGIDIPGKEVVDLLERAGLSAETTSDAGGDEPEIPADDVELETVPRRTQEPDTAARSTATADDGLIYEVEIPPYRVDVLHPMDIVDDVGRAYGFNDLEPTYPDVSTVGGRHERSRLEDAARDALVGLGFEDLLNFYMTNEAALFDRMALSPDDNALGARDPPAITGPYSEEYTVVRTWALPSLMMVLENNTHRAYPQDLAEIGLVSAVDPDEATGVAEHRSVAGALARTDASYEDAKARLQALARAFGKTLETPPAEHPSFISGRTAEIVLDGESVGVLGEVHPKVLVEHDLELPVAAFEFRLDGLR; encoded by the coding sequence ATGCCTGTCGTCGACGTCGATCCCGACGAGCTTCGGACGCTGGCGAGCGTTCAGGACAAATCCGACGCGGAGCTCAAAGACGATCTCTTCGCGCTCGGCCTCGAATTCGAAGGCGAGACCGACGATGGCGAGTTCGAACTGGAGTTCGCTCCCGACCGGCTCGATCGACTCTCCGTCGAGGGGATCGCCCGATCGCTCCGCTACCAGTACGGCCACGACCGCGGCGTCTACGTCCCGACGACGAACGACGCCGAGTGGATCATCGAGGTCGACGAATCGGTTCCCGAGGAGCGCCCCTATGTGACGGGAGCGATCGTCCGCGGGCTGGACCTCGACGAGAGCCGCCTCGAATCGCTCATCCAACTGCAGGAGAAACTCCACGCGACGATGGGGCGCGGCCGCGCCAAGGGCGCGATCGGCGTCCACGACCTCGCGATGATCAAGGGCCGGGCGGCCAGCGGTGACGGCGACGCGCCCAAGACGATCACCTACCGAGGCGTCGAACCCGACGGCGATCGGTTCGTTCCGCTCGACGACGACGACGAGCGGACCCCCGCCGAGGTGCTGGAGACGCACCCGACGGGTGACACCTACCGCGATCTCGTCGAGGGGCTGGATCGCTACCCCGCGATCTACGACGACATCGGCCTGTTCTCGTTCCCACCGGTGATCAACGGCAAGCGGACCGAGGTCGACGAGGACTCCCGGGATCTGCTCATCGAGATGACCGGCACCGACCAGTGGACGATCGATCGGATGCTCACCATCGTCTGCTACGCCCTCGACGCCCGCGGCGGGCGAATCGAGGAGGTCGACGTGCGGTACGACGACCGCGAGTTGGTCCGCCCGGACCTCTCGACGGAGACGAAGCGCGTCGCCCACGACCGCATCGAGCGGACGCTCGGCATCGACATTCCCGGAAAAGAGGTCGTCGACCTACTCGAACGGGCGGGCCTCAGCGCCGAGACGACGAGCGACGCGGGCGGAGACGAACCGGAGATCCCCGCAGACGACGTCGAGCTCGAAACGGTGCCGAGGCGAACGCAAGAGCCCGACACCGCCGCCCGATCGACGGCGACGGCGGACGACGGGTTGATCTACGAGGTCGAAATCCCGCCCTACCGGGTCGACGTGCTGCACCCGATGGACATCGTCGACGACGTCGGCCGCGCCTACGGGTTCAACGACCTCGAACCGACGTACCCCGACGTCTCGACCGTGGGCGGCCGCCACGAGCGATCGCGGCTCGAGGACGCCGCCCGCGACGCCCTCGTCGGCCTCGGCTTCGAGGACCTGCTGAACTTCTACATGACGAACGAGGCCGCCCTGTTCGACCGGATGGCTCTCTCGCCAGACGACAACGCGCTCGGGGCGCGCGATCCGCCGGCCATCACCGGCCCCTACAGCGAGGAGTACACCGTCGTGCGGACGTGGGCGCTCCCCTCGCTCATGATGGTCCTAGAGAACAACACCCACCGGGCGTACCCGCAGGACCTCGCCGAGATCGGTCTCGTCTCGGCGGTCGATCCCGACGAGGCGACGGGCGTCGCCGAACACCGATCCGTCGCCGGGGCGCTCGCCCGAACCGACGCCTCCTACGAGGACGCGAAGGCCCGCCTGCAGGCGCTCGCCCGGGCGTTCGGCAAGACGCTCGAAACGCCGCCAGCCGAGCACCCCTCGTTTATATCCGGCCGGACCGCTGAGATCGTCCTCGACGGCGAGTCGGTGGGCGTCCTCGGCGAGGTTCACCCGAAGGTGTTGGTCGAACACGATCTGGAACTGCCGGTCGCGGCGTTCGAGTTCCGACTCGACGGACTGCGGTAG
- a CDS encoding type I restriction enzyme HsdR N-terminal domain-containing protein: MDRAAIDEYIQRSQQLIEASPQMDEENTKVKLVQPFLELLGWDLYSTEVALEYTIPMASGSTHVDYALLVGDSPVVFVEAKPVRSTLSEGEIRQLRSYMRQELDVDWGILTNGKSFEVLTKNRQQNGGEEVSVVQFDLDDLAGNPNVLELLTKESIRSGKSDEVAEQVAQTNRAIRDLRGNEDSVTAAVTEAVENEVGELTIDLEEQSREFTQNLVDVLREQRQFVSEEPGTDDTSRSESQTGTTIETPPPDTEKSTGGYIIRFSDGKRIPENSDRGHTKQKRNMGRAVDYLIEEHGLIEQIEIPHFPPQARKNCSINTDPVHPNGEEMRIPYELVNGYYLHTSLNVRGKKTRIRDLAEHVGLSVEFLGEW, from the coding sequence ATGGACAGGGCAGCGATCGACGAGTACATCCAGCGGAGTCAGCAACTCATCGAGGCGTCACCGCAGATGGACGAGGAGAACACGAAGGTCAAACTCGTACAGCCGTTTCTCGAACTGCTCGGCTGGGACCTCTACTCGACCGAAGTTGCGCTGGAGTACACGATTCCGATGGCGTCGGGGAGTACACACGTCGATTACGCCCTGTTGGTCGGCGACTCTCCCGTCGTGTTCGTCGAGGCGAAACCAGTCAGGTCGACGCTCAGCGAGGGAGAGATCCGTCAGTTGCGGAGCTACATGCGCCAAGAGCTGGACGTGGACTGGGGGATTTTGACCAACGGAAAGTCATTCGAAGTGCTGACGAAGAACCGTCAGCAGAACGGCGGCGAGGAGGTGTCGGTCGTGCAGTTCGACCTCGACGACCTCGCCGGAAACCCGAACGTCCTCGAACTGCTGACGAAGGAGTCGATACGCTCCGGGAAATCCGACGAGGTGGCCGAACAGGTCGCACAGACGAACCGCGCGATTCGAGATCTCCGGGGGAACGAGGACAGCGTCACGGCGGCGGTGACCGAAGCGGTCGAAAACGAGGTCGGCGAACTCACGATCGATCTCGAAGAACAGTCGCGCGAATTCACACAGAACCTCGTCGACGTTCTCCGCGAACAACGGCAGTTCGTGAGCGAGGAACCGGGAACGGACGATACAAGCCGATCAGAGAGTCAAACAGGAACAACAATAGAGACACCACCGCCAGATACTGAAAAATCCACAGGTGGATACATTATACGTTTTTCAGATGGTAAACGGATTCCAGAGAATAGCGATCGGGGACATACGAAACAAAAACGAAACATGGGGCGAGCTGTTGATTATTTAATAGAGGAACACGGATTGATCGAGCAGATAGAGATACCACATTTTCCTCCGCAGGCTCGAAAGAATTGCTCGATCAACACCGATCCAGTGCACCCAAACGGGGAAGAAATGAGGATACCGTACGAATTGGTAAATGGATACTACCTCCACACATCACTCAATGTCAGAGGAAAGAAAACTCGTATTCGTGATCTCGCGGAGCACGTGGGGCTTTCCGTCGAATTTCTTGGCGAGTGGTAG
- a CDS encoding IclR family transcriptional regulator has translation MEDDRVRATETSIRMLEGIIDLGGEAGITELATHLSVAKSTVYKHLSTLESNGVVVKHDDRFRIGLRTLEFGGYAQRYDGVYDTARPQMRAMADETGELANLMFEENGWGVYIHTSRGEDAVEIDTQTGRRAYLHSTGLGKAILASFDDERVEEIVESVGLPAVTEHTITEPATLFDELAEIRATGFAYDREECVDGMACIARSLSTPGDRPAAISITGPVSRVTTGEAEQSIRTVLEQAGNVIELNLTG, from the coding sequence ATGGAGGACGACCGCGTCCGCGCGACCGAGACCTCGATCCGGATGCTCGAGGGAATCATCGACCTCGGCGGCGAGGCGGGGATCACGGAACTCGCGACGCATCTATCGGTCGCCAAGAGCACCGTTTATAAACACCTCAGTACGCTCGAATCCAACGGCGTCGTCGTCAAGCACGACGATCGGTTCCGAATCGGGCTTCGAACCCTCGAGTTCGGCGGCTACGCACAGCGTTACGACGGCGTCTACGACACCGCCCGTCCGCAGATGCGAGCGATGGCCGACGAGACCGGCGAGCTCGCGAACCTCATGTTCGAGGAGAACGGCTGGGGCGTCTACATCCACACCTCGCGCGGCGAGGACGCCGTCGAGATCGACACACAGACCGGCCGGCGCGCGTATCTCCACTCGACGGGGCTCGGCAAGGCGATCCTCGCGAGCTTCGACGACGAACGCGTCGAGGAGATCGTCGAGTCCGTTGGTCTCCCCGCCGTGACTGAGCACACGATCACGGAGCCGGCGACGCTGTTCGACGAGCTCGCGGAGATCCGTGCGACCGGGTTCGCCTACGACCGCGAGGAGTGCGTCGACGGGATGGCGTGTATCGCCCGCTCGCTCTCGACGCCCGGGGACCGCCCGGCCGCGATCAGCATCACCGGCCCCGTCAGCAGGGTGACGACCGGCGAAGCCGAGCAGTCGATCCGGACGGTGCTCGAACAGGCGGGCAACGTCATCGAACTCAACCTCACCGGATAA
- a CDS encoding methyl-accepting chemotaxis protein, whose protein sequence is MSSISGSGDDTRTHEGDGADSAERTERGTDLTSSMEELLEASTEVAESSEEINQMATEQAKNLQEVSQEVSSLSATVEEIASGAEEVKSTSENANRLAEDGKRSSDDAMDALENVNEATDQVDTNMEELFEKVEAIDEIVSVINDIADQTNLLALNASIEAARAGEAGDGFGVVADEVKSLAEESQKKSSEIEQMVAEIKSTTNQTAESVTMANEEVDTSIDEVTTALESFEEISNAVEESADGISEVAEATDDQAASTEEVASFVDDAAQQAEDVALEVENVAAANEEQTAKLEELSTHLGGVGEFERDR, encoded by the coding sequence ATGTCATCCATATCCGGTAGCGGGGACGACACACGCACTCACGAGGGCGACGGGGCCGATTCGGCGGAGCGAACCGAACGGGGGACCGACCTGACCTCCTCGATGGAGGAACTGCTCGAGGCGTCGACGGAGGTCGCCGAGAGCAGCGAGGAGATCAATCAGATGGCCACCGAGCAGGCGAAAAACCTTCAGGAGGTTTCACAGGAGGTGTCGAGCCTCAGCGCGACTGTCGAGGAGATCGCCTCCGGCGCCGAGGAAGTCAAATCGACCAGCGAGAACGCCAATCGGCTCGCCGAGGACGGCAAGCGATCCTCCGATGACGCGATGGACGCGCTCGAGAACGTCAACGAGGCGACCGATCAGGTCGACACCAACATGGAGGAACTGTTCGAGAAGGTCGAGGCGATCGACGAGATCGTCTCGGTCATTAACGACATCGCCGACCAGACGAACCTGCTGGCGCTGAACGCCTCGATCGAGGCCGCCCGAGCGGGCGAGGCGGGTGACGGGTTCGGCGTCGTCGCCGACGAGGTCAAATCGCTCGCCGAGGAATCCCAAAAGAAGTCCTCGGAGATCGAGCAGATGGTCGCCGAGATCAAATCGACCACGAACCAGACGGCCGAAAGCGTCACGATGGCCAACGAGGAAGTCGACACGAGTATCGACGAGGTCACGACGGCGCTGGAAAGCTTCGAGGAGATCTCCAACGCGGTCGAGGAGTCCGCCGACGGGATCTCTGAGGTCGCCGAGGCGACCGACGACCAGGCCGCGAGCACCGAGGAGGTCGCAAGCTTCGTCGACGACGCCGCCCAACAGGCCGAGGACGTCGCCCTCGAAGTCGAGAACGTCGCCGCGGCGAACGAAGAACAGACGGCGAAACTAGAGGAACTCTCGACGCACCTCGGCGGTGTCGGCGAATTTGAGCGGGACCGATAG
- a CDS encoding DUF5786 family protein, which yields MSMGAYDEDEHERREKKTATVDAAFDDERTSYEGTIEYDSGDSAEALIDQFKRMRE from the coding sequence ATGTCAATGGGTGCCTATGACGAGGACGAACACGAGCGCCGCGAAAAGAAAACCGCCACGGTCGACGCCGCCTTCGACGACGAGCGAACGAGCTACGAGGGGACCATCGAGTACGACTCCGGCGATTCGGCCGAAGCACTCATCGACCAGTTCAAGCGAATGCGCGAGTGA
- the pheS gene encoding phenylalanine--tRNA ligase subunit alpha has protein sequence MKLPETQLALLEAASATEQRTVAQFAGELGEDTAAVTRAAFELEEAGLLAVDEHVAEDVALTEEGERYREAGLPELRLRAAAVEAGADAEPAEMGRLIGASGLEGPEVDIALSNLARKGYGSIEGGAVQLGADPKYDPDEDPEAEALDDIADGNAGYLDSGILDRLESRGLIERTETTVRSVTLTDDGVTALMEGVEATETVSAVTPELLTSGEWREVEFTEYNVEADAETVHSGKEHILRQTANRVKNVLVGMGFQEMEGPHADADFWINDCLFMPQDHPARTHWDRFALDVPLMDDLPEDLMERVEDAHRNGVGTEGDGYHSPWSEDFARAVALRGHTTSLSMRYLSGHAVGELEPPQRYFSVEKVYRNDTLDPTHLLEFFQIEGWVMAEELSVRDLMGTFTEFYEQFGITDLEFKPHYNPYTEPSFELFGKHPETGELIEIGNSGIFREEVLSPLGVDCDVMAWGLALERLLMLMYGFEDIRDVHGTLCDLDLLRNVEVVY, from the coding sequence ATGAAACTGCCCGAAACGCAACTCGCGCTGCTGGAGGCCGCCAGCGCGACGGAACAGCGGACAGTTGCACAGTTCGCCGGCGAGCTCGGCGAAGACACGGCCGCGGTCACGCGAGCCGCCTTCGAACTCGAGGAGGCGGGGCTGCTCGCGGTCGACGAACACGTCGCCGAGGACGTGGCGCTCACCGAGGAGGGCGAGCGCTACCGCGAGGCCGGGCTTCCCGAACTCCGCCTCCGAGCCGCCGCCGTCGAGGCGGGTGCCGACGCGGAACCGGCCGAGATGGGGCGACTGATCGGCGCGTCCGGCCTCGAGGGACCGGAGGTCGACATCGCGCTGTCGAATCTCGCCCGGAAGGGGTACGGCTCGATCGAGGGCGGGGCGGTTCAGCTGGGCGCGGATCCCAAATACGACCCCGACGAGGACCCCGAAGCGGAGGCGCTCGACGACATCGCCGACGGGAACGCGGGCTATCTCGATTCCGGGATCCTCGACCGGCTCGAATCCCGCGGGCTGATCGAGCGGACCGAGACGACGGTCCGAAGCGTCACGCTGACAGACGACGGCGTGACGGCGCTCATGGAGGGCGTCGAGGCGACCGAGACCGTCAGCGCCGTCACCCCCGAGCTGTTGACCTCCGGGGAGTGGCGCGAGGTCGAGTTCACCGAGTACAACGTCGAGGCGGACGCCGAAACTGTCCACAGCGGCAAGGAGCACATCCTCCGACAGACCGCCAACCGCGTCAAGAACGTCCTCGTCGGCATGGGCTTTCAGGAGATGGAGGGTCCCCACGCCGACGCCGACTTCTGGATCAACGACTGCCTGTTCATGCCGCAGGACCACCCGGCGCGGACCCACTGGGACCGGTTTGCCCTCGACGTGCCGCTGATGGACGACCTCCCCGAGGACCTCATGGAGCGCGTCGAGGACGCCCACCGGAACGGCGTCGGCACCGAGGGCGACGGCTACCACTCCCCGTGGTCCGAGGACTTCGCCCGCGCGGTTGCCCTGCGCGGACACACCACCTCGCTGTCGATGCGATACCTCTCGGGGCACGCCGTGGGCGAGCTCGAACCGCCTCAGCGGTACTTCAGCGTCGAGAAGGTCTACCGCAACGACACGCTCGATCCGACCCACCTGCTCGAGTTCTTCCAGATCGAGGGATGGGTGATGGCCGAGGAACTCTCCGTGCGCGATCTGATGGGCACCTTCACGGAGTTCTACGAGCAGTTCGGGATCACCGACCTGGAGTTCAAACCGCACTACAACCCCTACACGGAGCCGAGCTTCGAGCTGTTCGGCAAACACCCCGAGACGGGCGAGCTGATCGAAATCGGCAACTCAGGTATCTTCCGCGAGGAGGTGCTCAGCCCGCTCGGCGTCGACTGTGACGTGATGGCGTGGGGGCTCGCGTTAGAGCGGCTGCTCATGCTCATGTACGGCTTCGAGGATATCCGCGACGTGCACGGGACGCTGTGTGATCTCGACCTGCTTCGGAACGTGGAGGTGGTGTACTGA
- a CDS encoding DUF5784 family protein → MAGPLRFRRSEGTWTRDRIRTQLLAPLDERFGARLDGTWFSVGDSRYDAVRLDMENGDFALVAFSPERAYWLGNTETPEALWRTDKETFAEAPYAVSRWAERELTARLEVTDPWLADYEYLTWFFLPVFFSKDGRDTTRRFFNEDAAGFPDASREAGLEFYESLFSTGTLDEYRYTMASKLGTSPGFDLTRMRATMGEFTVAKILADAGLEFVPEVEQDSGHALDFAVGSRLVEVTRPEPPARRSHADHPVAAVKETGGAKRGDQLAKHPDATLFVDCTSFTDAEWAAVTGERPGVGHEPTVVFRARPEGWIEGYRYGPLPFDLDGGIELL, encoded by the coding sequence GTGGCAGGCCCGCTTCGATTCCGCCGCTCCGAGGGGACGTGGACACGCGATCGCATCCGGACACAACTTCTCGCGCCGCTCGACGAGCGGTTCGGCGCCCGGCTCGACGGCACGTGGTTTTCGGTCGGCGACAGCCGATACGACGCCGTCCGGCTCGACATGGAGAACGGCGACTTCGCCCTCGTCGCGTTCAGCCCCGAGCGGGCGTACTGGCTCGGCAACACCGAGACGCCCGAGGCGCTGTGGCGGACGGACAAGGAGACGTTCGCCGAGGCACCCTACGCAGTCTCGCGGTGGGCCGAGCGCGAGCTCACCGCCAGACTCGAGGTGACGGACCCGTGGCTCGCCGACTACGAGTACCTCACGTGGTTTTTCCTCCCCGTCTTCTTCTCGAAGGACGGCCGGGACACGACCCGGCGCTTTTTCAACGAGGACGCGGCGGGCTTTCCCGACGCGAGCCGCGAGGCCGGCCTCGAGTTCTACGAGTCGCTGTTCTCGACCGGCACGCTCGACGAGTACCGCTACACGATGGCCTCGAAGCTCGGCACCTCCCCGGGGTTCGACCTCACCCGGATGCGCGCGACGATGGGCGAGTTTACGGTCGCGAAGATCCTCGCCGACGCCGGACTCGAGTTCGTCCCGGAGGTCGAACAGGACAGCGGCCACGCACTCGATTTCGCCGTCGGCTCGCGGCTCGTCGAGGTGACCAGACCCGAACCGCCGGCGCGCCGTTCGCACGCCGATCACCCGGTCGCGGCCGTCAAGGAGACCGGCGGCGCGAAACGCGGCGACCAGCTCGCGAAACACCCCGACGCGACCCTGTTCGTCGACTGCACCTCGTTTACCGATGCGGAGTGGGCGGCCGTGACGGGCGAGCGCCCGGGCGTCGGCCACGAGCCGACCGTGGTGTTCCGAGCGCGACCCGAGGGGTGGATCGAGGGGTACAGATACGGACCGCTCCCGTTCGACCTCGACGGCGGGATCGAACTCCTGTAG
- a CDS encoding SDR family NAD(P)-dependent oxidoreductase: MRFEDRTVFITGAGSGIGRATALRVAEDGGFVVATDVDETGGTETVEAVEAIGGEAVFHELDVTDAEAFDAVVETAIGEHGLDAIVNNAGIGHSPADTEDVTEETFERVVDVNVRGVWNGCRAALPHFRARGDGAIVNVGSLASFLGLPKQSVYSLTKGAVMNFTRAIAAEAGRDGVRANAVCPGFVETSLGNMHFESMSNPEKAKAQAEKQYPLGRFAEPEEIADAIAFLLSEEASFITGHGLVVDGGYSVS, translated from the coding sequence ATGCGATTCGAAGATCGGACGGTGTTCATCACCGGTGCTGGATCGGGAATCGGCCGGGCAACGGCGCTTCGCGTCGCCGAGGACGGCGGGTTCGTCGTCGCGACCGACGTGGACGAAACGGGCGGTACCGAGACCGTCGAGGCGGTCGAAGCGATCGGCGGCGAAGCGGTCTTTCACGAGCTCGACGTGACCGACGCCGAGGCCTTCGACGCCGTCGTGGAGACGGCGATCGGGGAGCACGGTCTCGACGCCATCGTCAACAACGCCGGGATCGGCCACTCCCCGGCCGATACGGAGGACGTGACCGAGGAGACCTTCGAGCGCGTCGTCGACGTGAACGTCCGCGGCGTCTGGAACGGCTGTCGAGCCGCCCTCCCGCATTTCAGAGCGCGCGGCGACGGCGCGATCGTCAACGTCGGCTCGCTTGCCTCGTTTCTGGGCTTGCCGAAACAGTCGGTCTACTCGCTGACGAAGGGGGCTGTGATGAACTTCACGCGCGCCATCGCCGCGGAGGCGGGACGCGACGGGGTTCGCGCCAACGCCGTCTGTCCGGGGTTCGTGGAGACCTCGCTCGGCAACATGCACTTCGAGTCGATGTCGAACCCGGAGAAAGCCAAAGCGCAGGCGGAAAAACAGTATCCGCTCGGTCGCTTCGCTGAACCCGAGGAGATCGCCGACGCGATCGCGTTTCTGCTCTCCGAGGAAGCCTCGTTCATCACGGGCCACGGGCTCGTGGTCGATGGCGGCTACTCGGTGAGTTGA
- a CDS encoding ZIP family metal transporter, with translation MENFVFVFVAGLVTALATGLGALPFFFVDDFSDRWNVALWGVASGIMVSASLFGLVDEGLAYAADELPTLLIGGVIAGIVLVEASDRLLDGAEFGVADDDGDVRLGQEGGNSERVLGARAFAEGDLKKLVLILGILTVHSFPEGVAVGVSFAELGLDGGLRILGFSVPLLAVFMTVAISIHNVPEGTAIAIPMRAMGLSNWRMVGAAVFSSLPQPIGAVIAFAFVTWAQAFLPFGFGFAAGAMVYLVVTEFIPEALETGAELPRGGRLELVAGVAAGVAVMLPLLFI, from the coding sequence GTGGAGAACTTCGTCTTCGTGTTCGTCGCCGGACTCGTTACCGCCTTGGCGACCGGCCTCGGCGCGCTCCCGTTTTTCTTCGTCGACGACTTCAGTGACCGGTGGAACGTGGCGCTGTGGGGAGTCGCATCGGGAATCATGGTCTCGGCGTCGCTGTTCGGGCTCGTCGACGAGGGGCTGGCGTACGCCGCGGACGAACTCCCGACCCTGCTGATCGGCGGCGTGATCGCGGGCATCGTGTTGGTCGAAGCGTCCGATCGCCTCCTAGACGGTGCCGAGTTCGGCGTCGCGGACGACGATGGCGACGTTCGCCTCGGCCAAGAGGGCGGGAACAGCGAGCGCGTCCTCGGCGCTCGGGCGTTCGCCGAGGGCGACCTGAAGAAGCTCGTCCTCATCCTCGGCATCCTGACGGTCCACAGCTTCCCCGAGGGCGTCGCAGTCGGCGTCTCCTTCGCGGAACTCGGTCTGGACGGCGGTCTCCGGATACTCGGATTCTCCGTGCCGCTGCTCGCGGTGTTCATGACGGTCGCGATCTCGATCCACAACGTCCCCGAGGGGACCGCCATCGCCATCCCGATGCGCGCGATGGGGCTGTCGAACTGGCGAATGGTCGGCGCGGCCGTCTTCTCGAGTCTCCCACAGCCGATCGGCGCGGTCATCGCGTTCGCGTTCGTCACGTGGGCTCAGGCGTTCCTGCCGTTCGGCTTCGGGTTCGCCGCGGGCGCGATGGTGTATCTGGTCGTGACGGAGTTCATCCCGGAGGCGCTCGAAACCGGCGCGGAGTTGCCACGTGGCGGTCGCCTCGAACTCGTCGCGGGGGTCGCTGCGGGCGTCGCGGTGATGCTTCCGCTGTTATTCATCTGA